A single Nostoc sp. PCC 7107 DNA region contains:
- the radC gene encoding DNA repair protein RadC codes for MTYCLRIADIPTNERPRERLMTHGPKILATAELIAILLGTGQGPGKLSAVGLGQYLLQELSKHQRDPLAVLREVTPAELMQVPGIGPAKATSILAAVELGKRAFLSRPSDGTAIDSPMAAAAALSQDLMWQTQERFAVLLLDVKNRLLGTQIISIGTATETLASPREIFREIIRQGATRAIVAHNHPSGNIEPSQEDIELTRQLLAGAQLLGIPLLDHVILGNGNHQSLREITTLWNDYPQFD; via the coding sequence ATGACCTATTGTCTGAGAATTGCCGACATCCCCACAAATGAACGTCCGCGTGAACGTTTGATGACTCATGGCCCCAAAATTTTAGCAACAGCGGAGTTAATTGCAATTCTTTTAGGCACTGGTCAAGGCCCAGGAAAACTCTCAGCAGTGGGTTTGGGACAATATCTTTTGCAAGAATTAAGCAAACACCAACGTGACCCATTAGCAGTTTTGCGAGAAGTTACCCCAGCGGAATTAATGCAAGTTCCTGGTATCGGCCCAGCAAAAGCCACAAGTATTTTAGCTGCGGTAGAACTAGGCAAACGTGCGTTTCTCTCCCGTCCTTCAGATGGCACTGCAATTGATAGTCCAATGGCGGCGGCAGCAGCGCTTAGTCAAGATTTAATGTGGCAAACCCAAGAACGTTTTGCCGTGTTGTTATTAGATGTTAAAAACCGTTTGTTAGGTACACAAATCATTAGCATTGGTACCGCTACCGAAACCCTAGCTTCCCCAAGAGAAATTTTTCGGGAAATAATTCGCCAAGGTGCAACACGAGCAATAGTCGCCCACAACCATCCTTCTGGGAACATTGAACCTAGTCAAGAAGATATAGAATTGACTCGTCAATTATTAGCAGGAGCGCAGTTATTAGGCATTCCCTTGCTAGATCACGTAATTTTAGGTAATGGAAATCACCAAAGTTTACGCGAAATCACAACTTTATGGAATGATTATCCTCAATTTGATTGA